The proteins below come from a single Arthrobacter sp. B1I2 genomic window:
- a CDS encoding TIGR03885 family FMN-dependent LLM class oxidoreductase, which yields MVTVGFHASHEQISPGQLLKDVQHAERAGFDAAMCSDHIEPWSARQGHSGFAWSWLGAALATTGLRFGVVTAPGQRYHPAIIAHASATLAGMFPGRFWFAPGSGENMNEHVTGDAWPPKDIRQRRLEECVDVIRRLHRGEEVTHRGLVTVEQARIWDVPDSPPPLIAPAISVETARRAAAWADGLVTVNQPASKLRDMLTAYRDNGGKGKAVLQVHLSWAGSEEEAAAIALDQWRTNTFAPPIPWDLPTAGHFDGVAEHVREEHVRSTVNVSASLSRHVEWLSEYVDLGFDELYLHFVGQEQAPFIDAFAAEVLPQVRTTGGTPDRTHTEPQLAAAAANPASDASA from the coding sequence ATGGTTACTGTCGGTTTTCACGCTTCCCATGAACAGATCAGTCCCGGCCAGCTGCTCAAGGACGTCCAGCACGCGGAGCGCGCAGGCTTTGACGCGGCCATGTGCTCGGACCACATCGAGCCATGGTCCGCCCGGCAGGGGCACTCCGGCTTCGCGTGGTCCTGGCTGGGGGCAGCCCTGGCCACCACGGGCCTGCGGTTCGGGGTGGTGACCGCACCGGGCCAGCGCTACCACCCGGCCATCATCGCCCATGCTTCCGCAACACTGGCCGGCATGTTCCCCGGCAGGTTCTGGTTCGCCCCGGGCAGCGGTGAAAACATGAACGAGCATGTCACCGGGGACGCGTGGCCGCCCAAGGACATCCGGCAGCGGCGGCTGGAGGAGTGCGTGGACGTGATCCGCCGGCTGCACCGCGGCGAGGAGGTCACCCACCGGGGCCTGGTGACCGTGGAACAGGCGCGGATCTGGGATGTCCCCGACTCCCCGCCGCCGCTCATCGCCCCTGCCATCAGTGTGGAGACCGCCCGCCGGGCCGCGGCCTGGGCGGACGGTCTGGTCACCGTCAACCAGCCGGCGTCGAAGCTCCGGGACATGCTGACCGCCTACCGGGACAATGGGGGCAAGGGCAAGGCGGTGCTGCAGGTCCACCTGTCCTGGGCCGGCAGCGAGGAGGAGGCGGCGGCCATCGCCCTGGACCAGTGGCGGACCAACACGTTCGCGCCGCCCATCCCTTGGGACCTGCCCACGGCAGGGCATTTCGACGGTGTTGCCGAGCACGTGCGCGAGGAGCATGTGCGCAGCACGGTGAATGTTTCGGCCAGCCTTAGCCGGCACGTGGAGTGGCTGTCCGAATACGTGGACCTGGGCTTCGACGAGCTGTACCTGCACTTTGTGGGCCAGGAGCAGGCTCCCTTCATCGACGCGTTCGCCGCGGAAGTGCTCCCGCAGGTTCGCACTACCGGAGGCACCCCTGACCGCACCCATACGGAACCGCAGCTGGCGGCGGCAGCCGCCAACCCGGCGTCGGACGCTTCGGCATGA
- a CDS encoding AEC family transporter, with translation MGGVLIGLAVIGVVIAVGYIAARCGLGDEATISALTRTAFFITNPVLLFTVVLKSDLSVVFSAYVPLAMITAAVTALLYVAASRIWFRRPLAETAVGAMAGSYVNANNIGIPITLYALGDATPVAPVLLVQLLLFAPLVLTLLDLSEAGRFSPRLMLTQPFRNPMIIASLLGVVLAAFRVQLPAPVMAPLTLLGGAAVPVVLLAFGMSLRGTRMLRSGGHTAEILAATALKSAVMPAVAFVVGRFLFDLDHHMLLGVVLMAALPSAQNVFLFASKYGRGVAVARETILLSTAAAAPVLVLVVWLLAA, from the coding sequence GTGGGCGGTGTGCTCATCGGACTGGCGGTGATCGGCGTCGTCATCGCCGTGGGATACATCGCGGCACGCTGCGGGCTGGGCGATGAAGCCACCATCTCGGCACTGACCCGTACCGCCTTCTTCATTACCAACCCCGTGCTGCTCTTCACCGTGGTGCTGAAATCAGACCTCTCGGTGGTCTTCTCCGCGTATGTTCCGCTTGCCATGATCACCGCGGCGGTCACCGCGCTCCTCTATGTGGCCGCCAGCCGCATCTGGTTTCGAAGGCCGCTCGCCGAGACGGCGGTCGGCGCGATGGCAGGCTCCTACGTCAACGCCAATAACATCGGCATCCCCATCACGCTCTATGCCCTGGGGGACGCCACCCCCGTGGCTCCGGTGCTGCTGGTGCAGCTGCTCCTGTTCGCCCCGCTGGTCCTGACCCTGCTGGACCTCTCCGAGGCCGGCCGGTTCTCGCCCCGGCTCATGCTGACGCAGCCCTTCCGCAACCCCATGATCATCGCCTCGCTCCTGGGCGTGGTCCTGGCTGCGTTCCGCGTGCAGCTTCCGGCGCCCGTCATGGCACCGCTGACGCTCCTGGGCGGCGCGGCCGTCCCGGTGGTGCTGCTGGCATTCGGGATGTCGCTGCGCGGAACCAGGATGCTTCGCAGCGGCGGCCACACCGCCGAAATCCTCGCTGCCACGGCACTCAAGTCCGCGGTGATGCCGGCGGTGGCGTTCGTCGTCGGGCGTTTCCTCTTTGACCTGGACCACCACATGCTCCTGGGCGTGGTGCTCATGGCGGCGCTTCCCTCAGCCCAGAACGTGTTCCTGTTTGCGAGCAAATACGGGCGGGGCGTGGCGGTGGCGCGCGAAACCATCCTGCTCTCCACGGCCGCCGCGGCGCCTGTACTGGTCCTCGTGGTCTGGCTGCTGGCCGCCTGA
- a CDS encoding ATP-dependent DNA ligase yields MELPVMPPVPPMLAKAVSGIGGIPEGGGLSYEPKWDGFRSIIFRDGDDLEIGSRNEKPMTRYFPELVAALKENLPPRCVVDGEIILVGTSGDRLDFDALQQRIHPAASRVKLLAQQTPASFVAFDLLALGGDDYTGRPFSERRAALEKALAASSAPVHLTAATTDKDTAAQWFEQFEGAGLDGIVAKRLEGRYEPDKRVMFKVKHERTADCVVAGYRLHKSGPDAIGSLLLGLYKDDGGLASVGVIGAFPMKRRRELFEQLQPLVTDFDNHPWAWAKQEEGERTPRNAEGSRWSAGKDLSFVPLRPDLVVEVRYDHMEGDRFRHTAQFNRWRPDRDPESCTYEQLEEPVNFDLASVLETGRA; encoded by the coding sequence ATGGAACTTCCCGTGATGCCGCCCGTCCCGCCCATGCTCGCCAAGGCCGTCAGCGGCATCGGCGGCATCCCGGAAGGCGGCGGCCTCAGTTACGAGCCCAAGTGGGACGGCTTCCGGTCCATCATCTTCCGTGACGGCGATGACCTGGAGATCGGCAGCCGCAACGAGAAGCCCATGACGCGCTACTTTCCAGAGCTGGTGGCGGCTCTGAAGGAAAACCTGCCGCCACGGTGTGTGGTGGACGGCGAGATCATCCTGGTGGGAACCTCCGGGGACCGGCTCGACTTCGACGCGCTGCAGCAGCGCATCCACCCCGCCGCCAGCCGGGTGAAGCTGCTGGCCCAGCAAACGCCGGCAAGCTTTGTGGCCTTCGACCTGCTGGCGCTGGGCGGCGACGACTACACCGGCAGACCTTTTTCGGAACGGCGGGCCGCGCTGGAGAAGGCGCTCGCGGCCAGCAGCGCACCAGTCCACCTCACGGCCGCAACCACGGACAAGGACACCGCCGCCCAGTGGTTCGAGCAGTTTGAGGGGGCCGGGCTGGACGGCATCGTGGCCAAGCGGCTGGAGGGGCGGTACGAGCCGGACAAGCGGGTCATGTTCAAGGTCAAGCACGAGCGCACCGCCGATTGCGTGGTGGCCGGTTACCGTCTCCACAAGAGCGGGCCGGACGCCATCGGCTCCCTGCTGCTGGGCCTCTACAAGGACGACGGCGGCCTGGCCAGCGTGGGCGTGATCGGCGCCTTCCCCATGAAGCGCCGCAGGGAATTGTTTGAACAACTGCAGCCGCTGGTCACCGACTTTGATAACCACCCGTGGGCCTGGGCCAAGCAGGAAGAGGGTGAACGGACACCGCGGAACGCGGAAGGCAGCAGGTGGAGCGCCGGCAAGGACCTGTCCTTCGTTCCGCTCCGGCCCGACCTGGTGGTGGAGGTCCGCTATGACCACATGGAGGGCGACCGATTCCGCCACACCGCACAGTTCAACCGCTGGCGGCCGGACCGGGACCCGGAGTCCTGCACCTATGAGCAGCTGGAAGAACCGGTCAACTTCGATTTGGCATCGGTGCTGGAGACCGGCCGCGCCTAG
- a CDS encoding MFS transporter, translating into MSQTLPSAGAGALTSAGTPKKAALASFLGSAVEYYDFFIFGSAAALIFPKVFFPDADTNAAIMSFATFGFAYVARPIGAIILGHFGDRVGRRKVLMFTLLLMGASTFVIGCLPDFKTVGWWAPALLVLARLCQGLSAAGEQAGASSMTLEHAPDNRRSFFTSWTLTGTQGGQILAALVFIPVLALPDEIKYGIGWRIPFWLSAVVVIVAFFIRRTLHEPPAFEEARKTAQISKLPVADLLKGHWRDVLRVIACAFIAAVSTVFGTLAISYAKTVAGVDGTTTLWLVVGANLVALGTQPLFGMLSDKIGRKPVFIYGAVASAILTPVFLLSLESGSVPLMFLAAIGFFSFGYAASNAVWPSFYAEMFSTKVRFSGLAIGTQLGFLMAGFAPAIVAAMGGIKPGGWVQISIFTAVICGIAAISALTAKESFRTPTTQLGLK; encoded by the coding sequence ATGAGCCAGACACTTCCGTCCGCCGGGGCGGGTGCCCTCACCTCCGCCGGGACGCCCAAGAAGGCCGCCCTCGCCAGCTTCCTGGGGAGCGCGGTCGAATACTATGACTTCTTCATCTTCGGCTCCGCCGCCGCACTGATCTTCCCCAAAGTCTTCTTCCCGGACGCAGACACCAACGCCGCGATCATGTCCTTCGCGACTTTCGGCTTCGCCTACGTCGCCCGGCCCATCGGCGCCATCATCCTTGGCCACTTCGGCGACCGGGTGGGCCGCCGGAAGGTCCTGATGTTCACCCTGCTGCTCATGGGCGCCTCCACCTTCGTGATCGGCTGCCTGCCCGACTTCAAGACTGTCGGCTGGTGGGCTCCGGCGCTGCTGGTGCTGGCCCGCCTGTGCCAGGGCCTCTCAGCCGCGGGCGAGCAGGCCGGCGCCTCCTCCATGACCCTGGAGCACGCCCCGGACAACCGCCGCTCCTTCTTCACCTCCTGGACCCTCACCGGCACCCAGGGCGGCCAGATCCTCGCCGCCCTCGTCTTCATTCCAGTCCTGGCCCTGCCGGACGAGATCAAGTACGGCATCGGCTGGCGCATCCCGTTCTGGCTCAGCGCCGTCGTCGTGATTGTTGCCTTCTTTATCCGGCGCACCCTCCACGAGCCCCCGGCATTCGAGGAAGCCCGGAAGACCGCCCAGATCTCCAAACTCCCCGTCGCCGACCTTCTCAAGGGCCACTGGCGCGACGTCCTCCGCGTGATTGCCTGCGCCTTCATCGCCGCAGTATCCACCGTGTTCGGCACCCTCGCCATCAGCTACGCCAAGACCGTCGCCGGTGTTGACGGCACCACCACCTTGTGGCTCGTCGTCGGCGCCAACCTCGTGGCCCTGGGCACCCAGCCGCTGTTCGGCATGCTGTCCGACAAGATTGGCCGCAAGCCGGTCTTCATCTACGGCGCCGTAGCCAGCGCCATCCTCACACCGGTCTTCCTGCTCAGCCTGGAATCCGGCAGCGTGCCGCTGATGTTCCTGGCCGCCATCGGCTTCTTCTCCTTCGGTTACGCAGCCTCAAACGCCGTCTGGCCTTCCTTCTACGCCGAGATGTTCAGCACCAAGGTCCGCTTCTCCGGCCTGGCCATTGGCACACAGCTGGGCTTCCTGATGGCAGGGTTCGCGCCGGCCATCGTAGCGGCCATGGGCGGCATCAAGCCCGGCGGCTGGGTTCAGATCAGCATCTTCACGGCCGTGATCTGCGGCATCGCTGCCATCTCCGCTCTGACGGCCAAGGAGTCCTTCCGGACCCCCACCACACAGCTGGGCCTGAAGTAG
- a CDS encoding IclR family transcriptional regulator produces the protein MVGKALGLLVLLGDEPRGASAAEISRRAELPFSTTYRLLGSLTRDGFVDYEPEGRRYHLGLRIFQLGQRVSNHHGFAGTAMPVLRRVTAATGEATILSVRDGHHHLTVSKVDGPQTFRVTSDPGHLGSLSTTAVGKALVAFTEEGERERLLAELPLEPLTGKSITDRDAFRAEIEQVRRQGYAVMDEENEAGMRAVAVPLLNSQGYAFASLATAVPVFRLGLEELKAHVPLLQEAAAELAARLPQR, from the coding sequence ATGGTGGGCAAGGCGCTTGGCCTACTGGTCCTGCTCGGTGACGAGCCCCGTGGGGCAAGTGCCGCCGAGATATCGCGCCGGGCGGAACTGCCGTTCAGCACCACCTACCGGCTGCTTGGTTCGCTGACCCGCGACGGCTTTGTCGACTACGAGCCTGAAGGCCGCCGCTACCACCTGGGCCTGCGCATCTTCCAGCTGGGCCAGCGGGTCTCGAACCATCACGGCTTCGCGGGGACGGCCATGCCCGTTTTGCGCAGGGTGACTGCCGCAACCGGTGAAGCCACCATCCTCAGCGTCCGCGACGGGCATCATCATTTGACCGTCAGTAAGGTGGATGGCCCGCAGACCTTCCGGGTGACCAGCGACCCTGGCCACCTGGGCTCCCTGTCCACCACCGCCGTCGGAAAGGCCCTGGTGGCTTTCACCGAGGAGGGGGAGCGGGAAAGGCTCCTGGCGGAGTTGCCGCTCGAGCCGCTCACCGGGAAGTCCATCACGGACCGCGACGCCTTCCGGGCCGAGATCGAGCAGGTGCGCCGCCAGGGTTATGCCGTCATGGATGAGGAAAACGAGGCAGGCATGCGTGCCGTGGCCGTCCCGCTGCTCAACAGCCAGGGGTACGCGTTCGCGTCCCTGGCAACTGCCGTGCCGGTGTTCCGGCTGGGCCTGGAGGAGCTGAAGGCCCACGTTCCGCTGCTGCAGGAGGCCGCCGCGGAACTCGCCGCCAGGCTTCCCCAGCGCTAG
- a CDS encoding shikimate dehydrogenase yields MSNRTESYLVGLVGDGVAPSLTPPMHEREGDVQGLRYLYRPIDLLELGLTAASVGGILHSARTLGFNGLNITHPCKQVVLEHLDEVSPDARRLGAVNTVVIRDGRFIGHNTDFSGFAAAFAAGLPGAKLDRVVQLGAGGAGSAVAYALLTAGVRTLDLVDMDPARATARAAELQGFFPDSTITAGTTAELPQLMGLADGLVHCTPVGMAAHPGLPLDLDLLESRHWVADIVYRPIDTELVRGARAKGCQVLDGGRMAVGQAADAFRIFTGLEADPDRMRSHFLELVASEEVAA; encoded by the coding sequence ATGAGCAATCGAACTGAGTCCTACCTGGTGGGACTGGTCGGTGACGGCGTCGCGCCATCGCTCACGCCGCCCATGCACGAACGGGAAGGCGACGTGCAGGGCCTGCGCTACCTGTACCGGCCCATCGACCTGCTCGAGCTGGGGCTGACCGCGGCATCGGTCGGCGGCATCCTGCACAGTGCCCGCACGCTGGGTTTCAACGGCCTGAACATCACCCATCCCTGCAAGCAGGTGGTCCTGGAGCACCTGGACGAAGTGAGCCCGGACGCCCGCAGGCTCGGCGCCGTCAACACAGTGGTCATCCGCGATGGCAGGTTCATCGGCCACAACACCGACTTCTCCGGCTTTGCCGCCGCCTTCGCCGCCGGCCTTCCCGGCGCGAAGCTGGACCGTGTGGTGCAGCTCGGTGCCGGCGGTGCCGGATCTGCCGTCGCCTACGCCCTGCTGACCGCCGGCGTGCGGACGCTGGACCTGGTGGACATGGACCCTGCCAGGGCCACGGCGCGGGCCGCCGAGCTGCAGGGCTTTTTCCCGGACAGCACCATCACGGCAGGCACGACGGCGGAGCTGCCGCAGCTGATGGGCCTGGCCGACGGCCTGGTGCACTGCACCCCGGTGGGCATGGCCGCCCACCCCGGCCTCCCGCTGGACCTGGACCTGCTGGAGTCCCGGCACTGGGTGGCGGACATCGTCTACCGCCCCATCGACACCGAACTGGTCCGCGGCGCCCGCGCCAAGGGCTGCCAGGTCCTGGACGGCGGCCGGATGGCCGTTGGCCAGGCCGCCGACGCCTTCCGCATCTTCACCGGCCTCGAAGCTGACCCGGACCGCATGCGCAGCCACTTCCTGGAGCTTGTGGCCTCGGAAGAGGTGGCCGCCTGA